AGGTGTTTTTCCTCGACTGTCTCGTCCGCAACGCAGGACCATATCATTGGAATCTCTCGGAAATCTCGCTTCTGGATGGCCTTGAAATCGACCCGGACACGATTTACGACTCGGCACCTGCCCAACAGCTCGTCGCCTACGACCTCTGTGAGTTCGAGCGAATCGACGACGAACTGCCGGATTGGCACCTCTCGATGTACGTCGAACCGTCGGTAGAGAACGTCTCGTCGCTCCCCTACCTGCTTGCAAACCTCAGTCTCATCTACCTTCCAAACTCATCGAATCTCAATCGAAACGAACTGTTGGATGCCTCGCTCGGCGACTTCTATCGCAACGCGCCGAACAAATCCAATGCCTCCCAGCGCGCGACTGCTGGCGGGGGTTCGTACCGAGCACCGCGGGCGGAAGACGTCAACTCCGTTGAGCGAATCAATCCGACGCTGCATCGCGGTCGAGTTCACGGATGGCTCGCCGAGGGCGTTCCGATTGACGTATTCAAAGCCAACCCGGCCGCCTACGAAAATCGGTTCGAATATTTCGACCGCGCGAGCGACGACATCGAAGTGATACTTGTACTGAACGACGAGGACATGGGCGACGAACACGAAGACGCCACAGACATCTATCTCGACCGCGCGGAAGACCTTTCTATGGAAGTCACCATCCACGAGGATTTGACGCGCGACGAACTCGCCGAGTTGTTGGAGACGCCGTCCGACTACGTCCACTACATCGGTCACTGCGAAGAAGACGGACTTCGATGCACGGATGGCAATCTCTCGGTCGAGAACATCGAGGAAAGCAAGGTGCAGACGTTCTTCCTCAACGCCTGCGGGTCGTACTACGAGGGAATGGAACTAATTAGAAAAGGAAGTGTTGCGGGGGCGGTTACGTTCAACAAAGTGCTGAATAAGCAGGCGGCAAAAGTCGGGGTTTCGTTCGCACGACTGCTGATTAACGGGTTCAGCATCCAACACGCGCTTCAGCTCGCGCGACGGCGCATCATGATGAACAAAGATTACGCCGTCGTCGGTGATGGGACGCACACATTGGCTCAATCCGAAAATTCCCATCCATATCTAGGGAGTGTAGAACGAGTTGGGGAACAGTTCCGTCTAACGTTCAAGTCCCTCTCTATCTCAATGGCGGGTGGTTTCTATGAACCGTACATAGATGTAAACGAGATGTTGTATTTATACGGCAACGATACCTCGTTTGTTCTGACTGTAGACGAACTACAGTCTTTCCTCAAACGAGGTGAAATGCCGATTCTGTACAATGCAGAACTGTACTGGTCGGAAGAGGATGAACTACTTGAACAAATTAGGTTGTGTTAGGGCCCGTGACCGCTTCCAACCCCTGCAAGCGGGTCTACGACGGTACCTTGGAGGTAGGTATAACTGAACATCAACCCGAAAGCCGCGTTCATCGTCTTTGGATGTCGAACAAACCACTCTCGAATTTTATCCCGCATGACATATGTTGATACTTCACATCCATACTTCATTCTTTCGGACTGTTCATGGGGACTGTAATTGGTAATTAGCGATTACTCTCCGTATTTATCTTAAGAGCGCCGTTCAGCAACGCCTGTGTGTGACGAAAAATTCAATTTTTCGCCGTCTCCACTCCTCTCCAAACGGATTACCGAAGTTATAAAATTCCGAAGAGTTTCTGGTTTTCAGGGTGGTATTATTGGAATCACACGATTATAATTACAGCATTGACTAATTGTTCATGCTATATAACCTATGATTTCCGTCGATTTTGAGCGTTAAAATTAAATAGATGAATCTCGTCCCTCCGAATATGGAAACAAAATCGAACCTCTTGAACCAAAGCGTCCACGAAATCCTTCGTGCCGTCATCGACGAAGGGCCAGAAGTCATGGTTGTCGTCAACCCATCCGGTAGCGCCATCGAAGAACTCATCGACGCCGCAACCGAGTACGACGGCGACCTCCCCGAGATGCGCATGCTCGCGGACGAGGGCACGCTCAAAGACGTGATGGAAGACTTCATCATCGCCAGCAACGCCGCAGACCTCATCGACGAGGGTGCGCTCACCCTCCGCACGACGGACGATTCCTCCGGGAACTCGCTCCTCGTCACCGACAATGTCGTCATCGCACTCGTCACCGCGGGCGACCGCGTGGGCGGACTGACCTCCGACGACGACGAGTTCGTCGACGCGGCCTACAGCACCTACACGTCGCACTGGGAAGACGCGAGCGACTTCTCGCTCCGCACGCCGCCAATCACGCGCGTCCGCGAGACGCTCGGCGACGAAATCAGCCCCGAGGCGGAAGACGACTTCAACAGCGTCCTCTCCTCGCTCGAAACCGCCCGCGGAGATGGCGACGGTCTGGACGAAGTGACCATCAGCCTCCTCGTCGCGGCGAAAAACGAAGCCCTGCTCTACGACATCAGCAAATGGGGCGAGGACGTCGGCATCGCAAGCAAAGCGACGTTCTCCCGCACGAAGACGAAGCTCGAAGACATGGGCCTCATCGGCACGGAGAAAGTGCCAATCGACGTCGGT
The window above is part of the Haladaptatus cibarius D43 genome. Proteins encoded here:
- the tbsP gene encoding transcriptional regulator TbsP, which gives rise to METKSNLLNQSVHEILRAVIDEGPEVMVVVNPSGSAIEELIDAATEYDGDLPEMRMLADEGTLKDVMEDFIIASNAADLIDEGALTLRTTDDSSGNSLLVTDNVVIALVTAGDRVGGLTSDDDEFVDAAYSTYTSHWEDASDFSLRTPPITRVRETLGDEISPEAEDDFNSVLSSLETARGDGDGLDEVTISLLVAAKNEALLYDISKWGEDVGIASKATFSRTKTKLEDMGLIGTEKVPIDVGRPRLRLKLANDELQTADTDQLASVAQGILH